The Gemmatimonadota bacterium genome has a segment encoding these proteins:
- a CDS encoding ABC transporter permease, translating to MEGLRQDLRVAMRRLLKRPGFTIIAIVSVGIGIGANTAIFSLVNAIAVRKVPLDRPGELVDVYKSMAGFTHGPVSFPDLRDLEQQTGDAFSAVAAYRLAIAQVDRDGTFEPITGELVTGNYFTMLGLRPTLGRTLLPSDDVAPGAHPVVVISHEYWQRSYGSDPRVVGQTIRLNAQPYTIVGVGPREYRGGLRVMSPGFYASRMMVDQLNPAVRNDLERRGNNSVFVKARLKPGVSLVQATNVLDRLARSLRASYPDQWGSENSLPLVASADVIMNPMIDRVLVPAAALMMVVVGLVLLIACANLASFLLAQAADRRREVAVRLALGAGRGRLVRQFLTETVLLSALGGATGLALAVVLLKALVNADLPLPLPISLDLSLDPLVLGFSLALTGIAGFAFGLAPALQATRPDVASTIKDESVGAGRGRAVSLRGSLVVVQVAVSLVLLVGSALFLRSFRARLDIDPGFGSAPAVVAQLQVPTTSRTLEQARIFFEQLSTQLAAIPGVVSVGLTDDLQLSALNNQTAVVTVPGIDPPPGRPGHGVDHARVTPGFFDAAAVRVVEGRAIDESDRSDGNPVAIVSEAFVRKFMPGGSAIGRTFRTGERELTIVGVAADSKIRALGEDPVPFLYLAFAQSSISGMTIVARTQGRAEAMIPAVLEVARKLDPDVIVMEAKTMERHLAGSLLPHRLGAWVISAFGTLALLLASIGLFGVVSYAVSTRSREVGIRMALGANAEQVVRLMMGGGMRLVGIGAVLGLALSAAAARLLSGVLYGVNASDPLAFVVAPAVLIGVAIAAAWIPARRVTRINPVRAIRAD from the coding sequence ATGGAAGGACTTCGACAGGACCTCCGCGTCGCGATGCGACGCCTGCTCAAGCGCCCCGGCTTCACGATCATCGCGATCGTCTCCGTCGGCATCGGCATTGGCGCGAACACCGCGATCTTCTCGCTCGTCAACGCGATCGCTGTGCGCAAGGTCCCCCTCGATCGCCCGGGGGAACTCGTGGACGTCTACAAGTCCATGGCCGGCTTCACGCACGGGCCGGTCTCGTTCCCCGACCTGCGCGACCTGGAGCAGCAAACCGGTGATGCCTTCAGCGCCGTCGCCGCTTACCGCCTCGCGATTGCCCAGGTGGATCGGGACGGGACGTTCGAGCCGATCACCGGTGAGTTGGTGACGGGCAACTACTTCACCATGCTGGGCCTCCGGCCGACCCTGGGGCGCACCCTGCTTCCCTCGGATGATGTAGCGCCTGGGGCGCACCCCGTCGTGGTGATCTCGCACGAGTACTGGCAGCGGAGCTATGGCAGCGACCCCCGAGTGGTGGGCCAGACCATTCGCCTCAACGCGCAACCGTACACCATTGTCGGCGTCGGCCCGCGCGAGTACCGCGGTGGCCTTCGCGTGATGTCCCCGGGGTTCTACGCCTCCCGCATGATGGTGGACCAGTTGAATCCGGCGGTCCGGAACGACCTGGAGCGGCGCGGCAACAACTCGGTCTTCGTCAAGGCGCGCCTCAAGCCGGGTGTTTCGCTGGTGCAGGCGACGAATGTCCTGGACCGCCTGGCGCGCTCGCTCCGGGCCAGTTACCCCGACCAGTGGGGGAGCGAGAACAGTCTTCCCCTGGTGGCCTCGGCGGACGTCATCATGAATCCCATGATCGACCGCGTCCTCGTGCCAGCCGCGGCCCTCATGATGGTCGTGGTCGGGCTCGTGCTGCTGATCGCGTGCGCCAACCTCGCGAGCTTCCTCCTGGCGCAGGCCGCCGATCGCCGACGGGAAGTCGCCGTGCGGTTGGCACTTGGCGCCGGGCGTGGTCGCCTCGTGCGCCAGTTCTTGACCGAGACCGTTCTGCTCTCCGCACTTGGCGGTGCCACAGGCCTCGCGCTCGCGGTCGTGCTCCTCAAGGCGTTGGTCAACGCCGACCTGCCGCTGCCGCTCCCCATCTCGCTGGACCTGTCGCTCGACCCACTGGTCCTCGGGTTCAGCCTCGCCCTCACCGGCATTGCCGGGTTTGCCTTCGGGCTGGCACCCGCGCTGCAGGCGACGCGCCCGGATGTGGCCTCGACCATCAAGGACGAAAGCGTGGGCGCCGGGCGTGGGCGTGCCGTCTCGCTGCGGGGCTCACTGGTGGTCGTGCAGGTGGCCGTGTCCCTCGTGCTGCTCGTCGGCTCCGCGCTCTTCCTGCGGAGCTTCCGGGCTCGCCTCGACATCGATCCCGGCTTCGGGTCCGCGCCAGCGGTGGTGGCGCAGTTGCAGGTGCCGACCACGAGTCGCACCCTCGAGCAGGCGCGCATCTTCTTCGAGCAGCTGAGCACACAGCTAGCCGCGATTCCGGGGGTGGTTTCGGTGGGCCTGACAGACGACCTCCAGCTGAGTGCGCTGAACAACCAGACAGCGGTTGTGACCGTGCCGGGAATCGATCCGCCGCCCGGCCGGCCCGGCCACGGGGTCGACCATGCGCGGGTCACTCCGGGGTTCTTCGATGCGGCCGCGGTGCGGGTAGTCGAGGGGCGTGCCATCGATGAATCGGACCGGAGCGACGGCAACCCCGTGGCCATCGTGAGCGAGGCCTTTGTGCGCAAGTTCATGCCGGGGGGGAGCGCGATCGGCCGGACCTTTCGCACCGGGGAACGGGAGCTGACGATCGTTGGTGTGGCGGCGGACTCGAAGATCCGGGCGCTGGGCGAGGACCCCGTACCATTCCTGTACCTGGCCTTCGCGCAGTCGTCGATTAGCGGGATGACGATCGTGGCCCGCACGCAGGGACGCGCCGAAGCGATGATACCGGCGGTGCTGGAGGTGGCGCGAAAGCTCGACCCCGACGTGATCGTGATGGAGGCAAAGACCATGGAGCGGCACCTGGCGGGCTCACTGCTGCCGCACCGGCTCGGCGCCTGGGTGATCTCCGCGTTCGGCACCCTGGCGTTGCTGCTGGCATCGATCGGACTGTTCGGCGTCGTGAGCTACGCGGTGTCCACGCGATCCCGTGAGGTTGGCATTCGCATGGCGCTCGGGGCGAATGCGGAACAGGTCGTGCGGCTGATGATGGGCGGGGGGATGCGCCTGGTGGGGATCGGCGCGGTGCTCGGCCTGGCCCTGTCAGCAGCGGCAGCCCGGCTGCTGAGCGGTGTGCTGTATGGCGTCAATGCGAGCGACCCGCTCGCGTTCGTCGTCGCGCCGGCCGTCCTGATCGGCGTGGCGATCGCGGCCGCGTGGATTCCGGCGCGTCGGGTGACGCGCATCAATCCCGTGCGCGCGATCAGGGCAGACTAG
- a CDS encoding S9 family peptidase, with product MSRSLTIALCLAASAAHAQRLPTPLRQATSEGAPAVRQPITLRDASRNDRWLGLGPRDVRWSPDGAWLYFRWNAKPASNDVPEQDPWFRTDREGQFAESIPAAAGEVIPGDNITWNGARTRAAWSLGGNVFLWGPSTRRVASLDGTVSQLRWASGTALDFMVGESLYRYDIEDGALQVVAARVTVDRPIRTAAAEHLSAEAQALSAQLREKMRQGGVRAALARAGRPMPIPAPSGTRVENIQLTPDGSMVTFRLRTIASNRPPTRYMDYVDPSGYSRALEAREKAGEPRDRFRLGVVAMTPGVAPESVMVRWVDGPSASTAGTTRGPATPVESTIPHGPYWSPDGSRALVQFVGEHDKDLWITELDAAAGTMRVLTHDHDDAWIGGPPIQSNNTGPTLLEWLDDGSFVFASERGGWSHLHRMEPNGVIRQLTTGPWEVRGATLSPDRRTWLLQASEQDAATDHLYTLPAAGGTLTRITPGGGRNAGTWSPSGSQLAVLRSSSTELPDLFLMPAGGGLDRRITTSGTEALLSRRLVTPQIVSITHPDGKPVYAALYKPARPNRERAALLHIHGGGYRQFAHLGWSVYGWSGHLGLLHHFLEQGYTVLDFDYRGSAGFGRDYRTDIAYSMGEKDVDGAVAAAKWLVKTQGIDSTRIGIYGVSYGGFMTLMSQFRYPGIFAAGVSRAPVTDWAHYSDGWTSRILGQPQVDSVAYRKSSPIYFAEGLKDHLLIEHGLVDDNVHFQDTARLVQRLLELEKEFEVMYYPMEPHVIETEVGRYDQSKRAAAFFARWLLRR from the coding sequence ATGTCGCGTTCCCTCACCATCGCCCTGTGTCTCGCGGCCAGCGCCGCCCATGCGCAGCGCCTACCTACCCCGCTGCGCCAAGCGACCTCCGAAGGTGCACCCGCGGTGCGGCAGCCCATCACGCTCCGCGATGCCTCACGCAACGACCGCTGGCTCGGGCTCGGGCCCCGCGATGTCCGTTGGTCCCCGGATGGGGCTTGGCTGTACTTCCGCTGGAACGCCAAACCAGCGTCGAACGATGTGCCGGAACAGGATCCCTGGTTCCGGACCGATCGCGAGGGGCAGTTCGCGGAGTCCATTCCCGCGGCGGCGGGGGAAGTAATCCCCGGAGACAACATCACATGGAATGGCGCGCGCACACGGGCGGCGTGGTCTCTCGGTGGGAACGTCTTTCTCTGGGGCCCATCGACGCGTCGCGTGGCGTCGCTCGACGGCACGGTGAGCCAACTCCGCTGGGCCAGTGGCACCGCGCTCGACTTCATGGTGGGGGAGTCACTCTACCGCTACGACATCGAGGACGGGGCGCTGCAGGTGGTGGCAGCGCGGGTGACGGTGGATCGCCCCATTCGCACGGCAGCTGCGGAGCATTTGTCCGCGGAGGCGCAGGCGCTGTCGGCACAACTGCGCGAGAAGATGCGCCAGGGCGGGGTCCGCGCGGCCCTGGCGCGCGCGGGTCGTCCGATGCCGATCCCTGCGCCGAGTGGCACACGGGTGGAGAACATCCAGCTGACTCCTGATGGGAGTATGGTGACGTTCCGGTTGCGGACGATCGCCAGCAATCGCCCGCCGACGCGGTACATGGACTATGTGGACCCCAGCGGCTACTCGCGCGCGCTGGAGGCACGGGAGAAGGCGGGTGAGCCGCGCGATCGTTTCCGGTTAGGCGTCGTGGCGATGACCCCAGGGGTCGCCCCGGAGAGCGTGATGGTGCGTTGGGTGGACGGCCCGAGCGCGAGTACCGCTGGCACGACGCGGGGCCCAGCAACGCCTGTTGAGTCGACCATCCCCCACGGGCCGTACTGGAGTCCCGACGGGTCGCGCGCGCTCGTGCAGTTTGTCGGCGAGCATGACAAGGACCTGTGGATCACCGAACTGGACGCGGCCGCGGGTACCATGCGTGTACTGACCCACGACCACGACGACGCCTGGATTGGCGGACCGCCGATCCAGTCCAATAACACCGGCCCCACACTGTTGGAGTGGTTGGACGATGGATCGTTTGTCTTTGCGAGCGAGCGCGGGGGCTGGAGCCACCTGCATCGGATGGAGCCCAACGGGGTGATCCGGCAGCTCACGACGGGGCCGTGGGAAGTGCGCGGGGCCACGCTGTCGCCGGATCGCCGCACCTGGCTCCTGCAGGCCAGCGAGCAGGACGCAGCGACGGACCATCTCTACACCCTCCCGGCGGCCGGAGGCACCCTCACGCGCATCACGCCGGGTGGTGGCCGCAACGCCGGAACCTGGTCGCCGAGCGGTTCGCAGTTGGCCGTCTTGCGCAGCAGCTCAACGGAACTCCCGGACCTCTTCCTCATGCCAGCGGGCGGGGGGCTCGATCGCCGCATCACCACCAGCGGCACAGAGGCGCTGCTGTCCCGGCGGCTGGTGACTCCGCAAATCGTCTCGATCACCCACCCGGACGGCAAGCCGGTGTACGCCGCCCTGTACAAGCCCGCGCGCCCCAATCGCGAGCGGGCGGCGCTGCTCCACATCCATGGCGGAGGCTATCGGCAGTTTGCCCACCTGGGGTGGTCGGTGTATGGCTGGAGCGGACACCTGGGGCTTCTGCACCACTTCCTGGAGCAGGGGTATACGGTGCTGGACTTCGACTATCGGGGAAGTGCCGGCTTCGGCCGCGACTATCGCACGGACATCGCGTACTCCATGGGCGAGAAGGACGTCGACGGCGCGGTCGCGGCGGCGAAGTGGCTGGTGAAGACGCAAGGGATCGATTCGACGCGCATCGGGATCTACGGCGTCTCGTATGGCGGCTTCATGACGTTGATGTCGCAGTTCCGCTATCCGGGGATCTTTGCCGCCGGAGTCTCACGCGCGCCGGTGACGGACTGGGCGCACTACTCCGACGGCTGGACGTCGCGCATCCTGGGACAACCGCAGGTCGACTCGGTCGCATACCGCAAGTCGAGCCCGATCTACTTCGCCGAGGGGCTGAAGGATCACCTGCTGATCGAACACGGGCTCGTGGATGACAACGTGCACTTCCAGGACACGGCGCGCCTGGTGCAGCGGTTGCTCGAGCTGGAGAAGGAGTTCGAGGTGATGTACTACCCGATGGAGCCGCACGTGATCGAGACTGAGGTCGGGCGATACGACCAGTCGAAGCGTGCGGCGGCGTTCTTTGCGCGGTGGCTCTTGCGGCGGTAG
- a CDS encoding cytochrome-c peroxidase, whose amino-acid sequence MRIVMRALGIALAGAGMVGCVDDGGARIPLGPASASADVSVNGATPDQVRQLAVARGIGPLPASPRVRPALSHLGRMLAFDKILSGNRDISCATCHLPAFGTRDGLSLSVGQGGFGLGPGRQHPGGVFIPRNAPPLFNLGAMRSLFWDGRIETAPDGAIRTPAGAAITPEMRSAFEFGPISALAMFPVTNRAEMRAAQGNELAQVPDNDPQQIWSLLMVRLGRFPSTVASLPRRIPGSRLGNSPSRMHRMRSPGSLWIGSPLPGLPGIVSSPATTRRCPVDSSRRHAPFSPSSVRSATTVPPSATGSRTTWRWRSSARGRGTDLPVAMTSGG is encoded by the coding sequence ATGCGGATCGTGATGCGGGCCCTGGGAATCGCCCTGGCTGGGGCGGGAATGGTGGGATGTGTGGACGACGGCGGCGCTCGGATTCCGCTCGGCCCCGCGAGCGCCAGTGCCGACGTCTCGGTGAATGGGGCAACACCAGACCAGGTGAGACAGCTGGCTGTGGCACGCGGCATCGGCCCCCTCCCGGCGTCGCCACGGGTCCGGCCAGCGCTCTCACACCTCGGCCGCATGCTGGCCTTTGACAAGATCTTGAGCGGGAATCGCGATATCTCCTGCGCCACCTGTCACCTTCCGGCGTTCGGCACGCGTGACGGCCTCAGCCTCTCAGTGGGGCAAGGCGGATTCGGCCTCGGACCGGGGCGCCAACACCCCGGCGGCGTCTTCATTCCGCGCAATGCGCCCCCGCTCTTCAACCTCGGCGCCATGCGTTCCCTGTTTTGGGATGGCCGCATCGAGACCGCACCCGATGGCGCGATTCGCACACCGGCAGGTGCGGCGATCACCCCCGAGATGAGGAGCGCGTTCGAGTTCGGGCCCATCTCCGCGCTGGCCATGTTCCCCGTCACCAACCGGGCGGAGATGCGCGCGGCACAGGGGAACGAACTGGCGCAGGTACCAGACAACGATCCGCAGCAAATCTGGTCGCTCCTGATGGTGCGCCTGGGGCGATTCCCGAGTACCGTCGCCTCTTTGCCGAGGCGTATCCCGGGAAGCCGTTTGGGCAACTCACCTTCGCGCATGCATCGAATGCGATCGCCGGGTTCTTTGTGGATCGGCTCACCTTTACCGGGGCTCCCTGGGATCGTTTCCTCGCCGGCGACGACCAGGCGTTGTCCGGTCGACAGCTCGCGGCGGCACGCACCTTTCTCACCCTCAAGTGTTCGATCTGCCACAACGGTCCCACCTTCAGCGACGGGGAGTCGCACAACGTGGCGGTGGCGCAGTTCGGCCCGGGGCAGGGGAACGGACCTTCCGGTCGCGATGACTTCGGGCGGATGA